AACCGCTTTCGACCCCGAGACCGTGCGCGGCCACCGCCTTGAGCAAGGCCAGCCTCAGCGCGACCCGTGGGCGGGCATGGCCTTCCGCTGGACGCGCAGGCGCAGGCAGGCCGGGGTGAACTTGGCCGATTTCTGGGCCGGCTACGCCTTGCCCCTGGCCGACGCCTCCTCGGTGAACCCCGTTGCCGAGCCCAAGGGCGGCGGCCTGGGCGTGGCCCTGGCCGGGCGCGACCCGAGGCGCTCCCCCCCGCCGCGCGTGCTGGCCGGGGTGATCCAGGCCCTGCTGCCCACGCTGGGGGCCGTCAGGGTGACGCTCCTGGGCACAGCTTCCGAACGCCTCGCCGCCAAGGAGCTCACGTCCCTGCTGCCCGAGCGCGTGGCGCAGTCCGTCACGGACCTCACCGGCCGCACCAGCCTGGAGCAGCTCGTGGACACGGTGGCCGGGCTGGACCGCCTGCTCACCCCCGACACCGGGATCATGCACCTGGCCGCGCACCTGGGCGTGCCGGTGACGGGGCTGTTCCTCTCCAACGCCTGGTGCCACGAGACCGGCCCCTACGGCCTTGGGCACACCGTCTGGCAGGCCACCCTGGACTGCGCCCCGTGCCTGGAAGCCGCCCCGTGCCCAAACGAAGTGGCCTGCCTGGACCCCTTCGCCTCCCGCGAATTCCTGCGCCTGGCCACCGGCAAGGCCGGGGTGGAGCCGCCCGCCGGGCTCACCGGTTACGCTACAGGCTTCGACGCCCTGGGCGTGTGCTGCGAACCCTTCTGCGGGCCGGACCCGGGCCGGGCCGAGCGCCTGGCCCTGCGCGCCTTCGCGGCCCGGAGCCTGGGCATTGGCGGCGACGGCTACGACCCCGCGCCCGGCCTCGTCGAGGACATGGTGGCGGACCCGGACTTCATGCTCCCCAAACATCAAGCACTTCTTGAGACACTATGAACCGATCCCTGCGCGTGCTCGTGGTCCTGCCCATGTACGGGGGCTCCCTGCCCATCGGCCGCTATTGCGCCCGGGCCCTGGCCGGTCTGGGCCACTGCGTCGAGGTGTTCGAGGCTCCCGAGTTCCACGGCGCGTTCTCCGCGCTCAAGGGCCTGCGCGTCACCTCAGAGCGGTTG
The window above is part of the Fundidesulfovibrio soli genome. Proteins encoded here:
- a CDS encoding glycosyltransferase family 9 protein, whose translation is MKPVLVMQLARFGDLLQTKRLVAGLEQAGRPVHLLVDSSLAGLARLVYPRAVVHAVAAHSRPDLAALRESVRELGEAGFRRVYNLNYSGLSAALTTAFDPETVRGHRLEQGQPQRDPWAGMAFRWTRRRRQAGVNLADFWAGYALPLADASSVNPVAEPKGGGLGVALAGRDPRRSPPPRVLAGVIQALLPTLGAVRVTLLGTASERLAAKELTSLLPERVAQSVTDLTGRTSLEQLVDTVAGLDRLLTPDTGIMHLAAHLGVPVTGLFLSNAWCHETGPYGLGHTVWQATLDCAPCLEAAPCPNEVACLDPFASREFLRLATGKAGVEPPAGLTGYATGFDALGVCCEPFCGPDPGRAERLALRAFAARSLGIGGDGYDPAPGLVEDMVADPDFMLPKHQALLETL